The nucleotide sequence CGGCAAAGCAGCATGGATCGCCGGAACCAGTTTTCTTGTACTTGTTGTTCCTCTCATCGTTGCCATGGACCGTGAACAACAGATCAATGAACTTGAATCTCAACAGGCCAATATTCTTGGAACTCCTTCGCCTCTTGCTGGCTAAAACCCTAGTGgttgtttttagggtttttgtttgtttttttggaatattcaaattgtgttgaGATTTGGAATTTGTGATACTTATATATGgatttatgattttgtttgaattttaattgtttgtttgattATGTCATATTGTGTTATGtggagaaaaattgatttttttttttgttgattctgttaaattta is from Medicago truncatula cultivar Jemalong A17 chromosome 1, MtrunA17r5.0-ANR, whole genome shotgun sequence and encodes:
- the LOC25483031 gene encoding mitochondrial import receptor subunit TOM9-2, whose amino-acid sequence is MAKKQSSAIARVCNHPVVRNTKEAASDATVIAKKLLRSTGKAAWIAGTSFLVLVVPLIVAMDREQQINELESQQANILGTPSPLAG